In Paenibacillus sp. 1781tsa1, one DNA window encodes the following:
- a CDS encoding glycosyltransferase — translation MRKVGLVMRKIQFTEAQGPRVFADRLKQIGLELGVDIVFISPERHVSGYDWLPGYEHEKGDLVNYDIVLDQIHSQNIEHVIYTVSGFTFLKMFLPKSVLFPHSFPDPALTGYEMMKPFYTMVDKAIVQTEFLKTELGRNFGVHDVNVIPIGFSEELANRHYDPSQVVHNRVLWIGRDEANRRPDMVLEYARQNPDKEVYMVFGGVRYKETMKKYDIPANVKLKFALTQDEIFTLMNSSKVYWNCSAFDTFAMPLTEAMAMGKMVVKPEHACYGHIRSTHAFAGNEDNWFELVNMAAAAPRSVSEDNREYAFGAFSRTKMKEGYREFFANWLK, via the coding sequence TTGCGTAAAGTCGGACTTGTTATGCGTAAAATTCAATTCACAGAAGCTCAAGGGCCACGCGTATTTGCGGATCGGCTGAAGCAGATTGGTCTGGAGTTGGGCGTGGATATTGTGTTCATCTCGCCAGAGCGTCATGTCAGCGGATACGACTGGTTGCCGGGTTATGAGCATGAGAAAGGCGACCTGGTGAACTACGATATCGTGCTGGACCAGATTCATAGCCAAAATATAGAGCATGTCATCTACACTGTATCCGGGTTTACGTTTTTGAAGATGTTCCTACCCAAGAGTGTACTGTTCCCGCACAGCTTCCCCGATCCCGCGCTAACGGGATATGAGATGATGAAGCCATTTTATACGATGGTCGACAAAGCAATTGTGCAGACCGAGTTTTTGAAAACAGAACTGGGCCGCAATTTCGGCGTACATGACGTGAACGTCATCCCGATTGGCTTTAGCGAAGAGCTGGCGAACCGACACTATGACCCGAGCCAGGTCGTGCATAATCGGGTGCTCTGGATTGGTAGGGATGAAGCGAATCGTCGACCGGATATGGTGCTGGAATATGCGCGGCAGAACCCGGACAAGGAAGTGTACATGGTGTTCGGCGGTGTTCGCTATAAGGAAACCATGAAGAAGTACGACATTCCTGCCAACGTGAAGCTGAAGTTCGCGCTCACGCAGGATGAGATATTTACGTTGATGAACTCATCCAAGGTGTATTGGAACTGTTCGGCCTTTGATACGTTTGCAATGCCGCTGACGGAAGCGATGGCGATGGGCAAAATGGTCGTGAAACCGGAGCATGCCTGCTACGGTCACATTCGATCCACGCATGCCTTTGCAGGCAACGAGGACAACTGGTTTGAACTCGTGAACATGGCTGCGGCTGCGCCGCGCAGTGTGTCAGAAGACAACCGGGAGTATGCATTTGGTGCTTTTTCGCGCACGAAGATGAAAGAGGGATACCGCGAATTTTTTGCTAACTGGTTGAAGTGA
- a CDS encoding PTS sugar transporter subunit IIA: protein MDITKIINERLIKLDLKARTKDEAIEELADLLAKEGALSSKEEFIKDVYLREEEGQTGLENHVAIPHGKSAAVLKTSLTIGRTEHPLEWETLDGKPVHVVILFAVRLVDRNTTHMKLLVQVASMLADEEVLERLMHEPDPVQIMELFASRESVS from the coding sequence ATGGATATAACCAAGATTATCAACGAACGGTTGATTAAGCTGGATCTAAAAGCACGAACCAAAGATGAAGCCATCGAGGAATTAGCGGATTTGCTGGCAAAGGAAGGAGCCCTTTCCTCCAAAGAAGAGTTTATCAAGGACGTCTATTTAAGAGAGGAAGAGGGTCAGACTGGCCTGGAGAACCACGTAGCGATCCCTCATGGCAAATCGGCGGCGGTCCTCAAGACCTCCCTCACCATCGGGCGAACAGAGCACCCGCTTGAATGGGAGACCCTGGACGGCAAACCTGTCCATGTCGTTATTCTGTTTGCTGTACGGCTTGTAGATCGGAATACAACCCACATGAAGCTGTTGGTCCAGGTTGCCAGTATGCTCGCTGATGAAGAGGTTTTGGAGCGTTTGATGCATGAGCCGGACCCGGTCCAGATTATGGAGCTGTTTGCTAGCAGGGAGAGCGTATCGTAG
- a CDS encoding PTS fructose transporter subunit IIB translates to MKIVAVAACTAGIAHTYIAKEKLIKGAKARGHEIKVETQGTIGTENELSREEIGAADVVIVAADIKIGGEERFKGKRIIRVKTETVIKAPIKFIEKVEQSLGVSS, encoded by the coding sequence ATGAAGATTGTAGCCGTAGCCGCATGCACTGCTGGTATTGCCCACACCTATATTGCCAAGGAAAAATTGATTAAAGGTGCAAAAGCGCGTGGTCATGAGATCAAAGTAGAGACCCAAGGCACCATAGGAACAGAAAACGAGCTTTCCAGGGAAGAGATCGGGGCAGCTGATGTTGTCATTGTGGCTGCAGATATCAAAATCGGTGGAGAAGAAAGGTTCAAAGGCAAACGGATCATTCGAGTCAAAACCGAGACGGTCATTAAAGCCCCGATTAAATTCATTGAAAAGGTGGAGCAGTCTTTAGGGGTATCCTCATAA
- a CDS encoding transcription antiterminator, with the protein MKALSAREYQILNFLLERRDFVPVKEIAGHMNWSEKTIYRELNALEHNLHIRGIRLERKPGTGIALALTQEQTMELRRTQWTSGKRVVTTLSVEARRIKILTNLLYDSPEETSINKLSEEYFIGKASIVNDLKAIEERIEPFQLRLEKSQLGTRLIGSEINIRKAMASLIHELVSEERAGEQEHESRIDGNTLVELIEHFGCDSVQGIQRILEETEQQLGYTIGDPYYINLLTHLLICIRRLKSGKVIRLADGIPDHPVTDPHVHSIAKAMAERISELCGLELPSEEIYFIYQYLISSGMSVPSLNLELSGLMDKVCPESKAMVKELIQTVSGMIRRDLTTDEQLYKGLIIHFKPMLNRLKYNISINNPLLEDIREAYAEIFSLVRLGMLPMAQACGLNSFSDDEISYLVLYFQASIEKSSKKKRVILVCSTGIGTSHLLKNRINRSFPEWEVVDVISTSWFKRMEDWTDIDLIISTVKLEHHDLPVVYVSALLNDTDVSLIKAKFNEERLNQHQNRVFSFPLLRAYFHPSYVQIETNTKEQYAEGTTSSLKLCASILQHVDANPENRTFAEAKLNKHLSVFLIRGEVNVNPIVGFNVIQGETAKCKLEIVIAFFNDGPLTELLIEIQSLLMCRRMYEQIMRITTPQELFEILQSKHDQEEKDYGYNQDYQRTVD; encoded by the coding sequence ATGAAAGCGCTATCTGCGAGGGAATATCAGATTTTGAATTTTCTATTGGAGCGTAGGGATTTCGTTCCGGTCAAAGAAATAGCCGGTCACATGAACTGGTCGGAAAAAACGATTTACAGGGAACTAAACGCCTTGGAACACAATTTGCATATTCGCGGAATTCGCCTCGAACGGAAGCCGGGAACAGGTATCGCGTTGGCTTTGACTCAGGAACAGACGATGGAGCTGAGGAGAACGCAATGGACTTCGGGAAAAAGGGTGGTGACAACCCTTTCTGTAGAGGCGAGGAGAATCAAAATATTGACAAATTTATTATATGATTCTCCTGAGGAAACCTCGATTAACAAGCTGTCAGAAGAATACTTTATCGGCAAGGCATCGATTGTGAATGATCTCAAGGCCATTGAAGAACGAATTGAACCCTTTCAGCTCCGACTGGAAAAAAGCCAGCTCGGTACCCGTCTGATCGGTTCAGAGATTAACATTCGCAAAGCCATGGCTTCTCTCATTCATGAACTTGTGAGTGAAGAACGGGCGGGAGAACAAGAGCATGAATCTCGGATTGATGGTAACACACTGGTTGAGTTGATAGAACATTTTGGCTGCGATTCAGTTCAAGGGATTCAACGTATTCTGGAAGAAACCGAGCAGCAATTAGGATATACCATAGGCGATCCATATTACATCAACCTGCTGACTCACCTGCTGATTTGTATCCGCAGACTGAAGAGTGGCAAGGTCATTCGATTGGCTGACGGCATTCCTGATCATCCCGTAACTGACCCTCATGTGCATTCCATCGCAAAAGCCATGGCCGAGCGAATCAGTGAGCTATGCGGATTGGAATTACCAAGTGAAGAGATCTATTTCATCTATCAATATCTGATTTCATCAGGCATGAGTGTTCCGTCCCTTAATCTTGAGTTGTCAGGTCTGATGGACAAGGTTTGTCCAGAGTCTAAAGCGATGGTCAAGGAATTAATTCAGACTGTATCCGGGATGATCCGGCGTGATCTCACAACAGACGAACAATTGTACAAGGGTCTGATCATTCATTTCAAACCGATGCTGAATCGTCTAAAATACAACATTTCCATTAATAATCCTCTGCTGGAGGATATACGTGAGGCGTATGCCGAGATATTCTCTCTGGTCCGTTTGGGGATGCTGCCCATGGCCCAAGCCTGCGGATTGAATTCGTTTAGTGATGACGAGATAAGTTACCTGGTCCTTTATTTTCAGGCATCCATTGAGAAAAGCAGTAAAAAGAAAAGAGTTATTCTGGTCTGCTCCACTGGAATAGGGACATCTCACTTGCTGAAAAACCGGATTAATCGTTCATTTCCCGAATGGGAAGTCGTTGATGTCATTTCGACAAGCTGGTTCAAGCGGATGGAGGATTGGACGGATATTGATCTGATTATTTCAACCGTGAAACTGGAGCATCATGACTTGCCAGTTGTGTATGTCTCGGCCCTTTTAAATGACACGGATGTCAGCCTGATCAAGGCGAAGTTTAACGAGGAGAGGTTGAATCAACATCAAAACAGGGTGTTTTCGTTTCCGCTGCTCAGGGCGTACTTCCACCCATCTTATGTTCAGATTGAAACGAACACGAAGGAACAATATGCAGAAGGTACAACATCCAGTCTGAAGCTGTGTGCATCCATACTCCAACACGTAGATGCTAATCCGGAAAACCGGACATTTGCCGAGGCCAAGTTGAATAAGCATTTGTCGGTTTTCCTGATTCGCGGTGAGGTGAACGTTAATCCGATCGTCGGTTTTAACGTCATTCAAGGTGAAACAGCCAAATGTAAACTGGAAATTGTAATCGCTTTCTTTAATGATGGGCCACTAACTGAGTTACTGATAGAAATACAGAGTTTGTTGATGTGCAGGCGCATGTATGAACAGATCATGAGAATAACTACACCCCAGGAGCTTTTCGAGATATTACAGTCCAAGCACGATCAGGAGGAGAAAGATTATGGATATAACCAAGATTATCAACGAACGGTTGATTAA
- a CDS encoding phosphotransferase family protein, whose protein sequence is MVDCVKDEMDAYSWVTPEGMLNDHYITSREQLYKGMNGRYVERFTVPSGERYIFKPLTNPAQHGRERWMYERVMSGLPPIYPQLIAASDPTIAPAQSWMIYEDLGQLVHDSQEATMLDAAAHMAAWHALPVTDWSELPRVGQKPPIRTMLDELQMHRQSTDELISRLDIQLSESDWDKIATLILTAEEELPTVLCHGDLHPGNLAEVDGRLVVLDWEHAHLNTPLWDMYHLVDLSHPLFPRTVTPALRERVIDIYLNKLESLGVQIERVSFAEWYDAYAIVFSLWMLRLIDGDLRSEDCVWPKEQLNNQWLETTATLEQCMNRMCEE, encoded by the coding sequence TGACGCCCGAAGGAATGCTGAATGATCACTATATAACAAGCCGTGAACAGTTGTATAAAGGAATGAACGGACGATATGTGGAGCGATTCACTGTTCCTAGCGGTGAACGTTATATTTTCAAACCACTGACGAATCCTGCACAGCATGGACGGGAACGATGGATGTACGAGCGTGTGATGTCTGGCCTGCCACCGATTTATCCGCAGCTCATTGCAGCGTCGGACCCTACCATCGCACCGGCACAGAGCTGGATGATCTACGAGGATCTGGGGCAACTGGTGCATGATTCGCAAGAAGCGACGATGCTTGATGCAGCGGCACATATGGCAGCATGGCATGCATTGCCTGTTACGGATTGGAGTGAGCTGCCACGCGTAGGTCAGAAACCGCCCATTCGCACGATGCTGGATGAGTTGCAGATGCACAGACAATCTACCGATGAACTGATATCCAGACTGGATATACAGCTGTCCGAATCCGATTGGGACAAGATTGCCACGTTGATTCTCACAGCAGAGGAGGAACTTCCTACCGTTCTGTGTCACGGAGACCTGCATCCCGGGAATCTGGCGGAAGTGGACGGTAGGCTGGTCGTCTTGGACTGGGAGCATGCCCATCTGAATACGCCGCTGTGGGACATGTACCATTTGGTAGATCTCTCGCATCCGCTGTTTCCCAGAACGGTTACGCCTGCTTTGCGAGAGCGGGTCATAGACATTTATTTGAACAAACTAGAGAGCCTAGGCGTGCAGATTGAACGGGTTTCTTTTGCAGAATGGTACGACGCCTATGCTATTGTATTCTCACTCTGGATGCTGCGTTTGATTGATGGTGACCTGAGAAGTGAGGATTGTGTATGGCCGAAGGAACAGCTGAATAACCAGTGGCTTGAGACGACAGCGACGCTGGAACAGTGCATGAATCGGATGTGCGAGGAATAG
- a CDS encoding PTS fructose transporter subunit IIC: protein MSAKSNHAGSVIKGHLLTGISYMIPLIVASGLCIALGQILGGADVGKAEGTIPYMINQIGGWGMGLVVPLICAAIAYSISDRPGIAPGLIVGFICSQIQAGFIGGMLGGFLVGYVVLGIRKYVKLPKSMQGLMPVLVIPFLATLISGLGIFLVIGQPIVWLQDSLTHVLESMQGGSKFVLGAILGLMATFDFGGPVNKTMSLFADGMLVQGIYGPEAVKFVGSIIPPLGITLSYFLTRNKYTAAEKESLKAAFPMGICMVTEGVIPIAARDLIRVVTSCVIGSAVAGGLIMIWGVEAPVPHGGLFVVPLFTHPWLFMLSLLIGTGICGVTLSLLKKPVTAMDEEFDDTEDESVTFDDIVFKVE, encoded by the coding sequence ATGAGCGCAAAATCCAATCACGCAGGTTCAGTCATCAAAGGTCATCTGTTAACAGGCATTTCCTACATGATTCCTCTGATCGTTGCTTCAGGGTTGTGTATCGCGCTGGGTCAAATTCTGGGAGGAGCTGATGTGGGCAAGGCGGAGGGTACCATTCCGTATATGATTAATCAGATCGGCGGTTGGGGCATGGGGCTAGTGGTCCCTTTAATTTGCGCAGCGATTGCTTATTCGATCTCGGACCGTCCCGGAATTGCTCCAGGATTAATTGTTGGTTTTATATGCAGTCAGATTCAAGCGGGGTTCATTGGTGGCATGCTGGGCGGATTTCTGGTGGGTTATGTCGTCCTCGGTATCCGTAAATATGTGAAGCTGCCAAAGTCCATGCAAGGATTAATGCCTGTTCTTGTTATTCCGTTTCTAGCCACACTGATCTCTGGTTTGGGTATCTTTCTGGTCATTGGTCAACCGATTGTCTGGTTACAGGACAGTCTTACCCATGTGCTTGAATCGATGCAGGGAGGATCCAAATTTGTTTTAGGTGCCATTCTGGGCTTGATGGCCACCTTTGACTTCGGAGGGCCTGTGAATAAAACGATGTCACTATTTGCTGATGGGATGTTAGTCCAAGGTATCTATGGGCCTGAGGCTGTCAAGTTTGTCGGCTCCATTATTCCACCATTAGGGATTACCCTATCGTATTTCCTGACGAGAAACAAATATACGGCAGCAGAAAAGGAGTCGTTAAAGGCCGCATTTCCGATGGGAATCTGCATGGTCACGGAGGGTGTCATTCCGATTGCGGCAAGGGATCTGATCCGGGTGGTGACTTCCTGTGTCATCGGCTCAGCGGTAGCTGGTGGATTGATTATGATCTGGGGCGTTGAGGCTCCAGTGCCACACGGCGGACTATTCGTTGTCCCCCTCTTCACCCATCCATGGCTGTTTATGTTATCTCTTCTCATAGGAACCGGAATCTGCGGTGTAACCTTATCTTTATTAAAGAAGCCAGTTACGGCGATGGATGAAGAATTCGACGATACCGAAGACGAAAGCGTAACCTTCGATGACATTGTGTTCAAAGTGGAGTAG